GGAACAGCGTGAGCGTGCGGATCGCCACATTGAAGCGGATGTCGCCATTGGGCGCGATCAGCCCCAGCGAGCCGCAGTAGACGCCCCGCGCCGTGCATTCGAGGTCGCGGATGATCTCCATGGCCCTGATCTTCGGCGCGCCGGTGACCGAGCCGCAGGGAAAGAGGCCGGTGAAGAGATCGGCGAGCCGCACGTCGGCGCGCAGCCGCGCCTCGATCCCCGAGGTCATCTGATGCAGCGTCGGATAGGTCTGGATGGTGAAGAGGTCCGTCACCTTCACCGAGCCGACTTCGGCCAGCCGCGACAGATCATTGCGCAGCAGATCGACGATCATGAGATTTTCGGCGCGGGATTTCTCGTCCTCGACCAGATATTGCGCGCGCGCCATGTCTTCGGGCGGCAGCACGCCGCGTTGCGCCGTGCCCTTCATCGGCCGCGCGCGGATGGCGCGGCCATGCGCCTCGAAAAACACTTCCGGCGACAGCGAGACGACCGTCTCCTCGCCCAGCGCCACCACGCCGCCATAGGCGACCGGCTGGCGCTTGCGCAGGCCGCGATAGAGCGCGAGCGGGTCGCCGGCATGGCGTCCGTAGAGCGGAAAGGTCAGATTGATCTGATAGACGTCGCCAGCAAAAATATAGTCCCGGCACTGGCGGAACCGCTCGGTGTAGGCGCTCTGGCTCCAGGCCGGGGTCAGCGCGATTCGGGGCGCCGCCGTCTCGGCGGGCGCGAGGGTGCGCAGCTCCGGCGCGCGGAAGGCGCCAAAGAGCAGCAGCGGGGTGCGCGAGCGGGGGGTCTGCTGGGTCCAGAACTTCGGCTCCAGCGCGTAGCCCAATTCGTAACTGGCGTAACCGGCGAGATAGAGGCCGTTGTTCGAGGCCGCCTCCATGCGGGCGAAGGCGTCTTTGACCTCGCCCGCCTCGCGCGCGACGATGATCTCCTCCGGTTCCTCGAAAAGCTGGACGCGTCCGGCCGCCCGCCCGTCCTCGAAGAGAACATAGGGCCGCGCCGGCGCGTCGGTCAGCGTCGGTGCGAGGGAACTGGCGGCGGCGTCGGGCATCTGGGCGGGGGCTCGTTTCACGAGGATGTTACAACAGTCGCCCTCACCTATGAAAGGCGGGGCGATTACGCAATCTCGATTTCCGGCCGACCCGACACAGGTTTTGATCTTGGGGGCGTCGCGGGCTATGGAGGACCATGTCAACCGCCAGCCCCACCGCGCAGCCCCTGCGCCTCCTGTTCATCGGCGACGTGCTGGGCCGCTCGGGCCGCGCGGCGGTTGTCCGTCATGTCCCCCGCCTGCGCGAAAAATGGGCGCTCGATTTTATCGTCTGTAACGGCGAGAACGCCGCCGGCGGCTTTGGCATCACCGAGGCGATCTGCGAGGAGATGATCCAGGCCGGCGTGGATTGCGTGACGCTGGGCAATCACGCCTTCGACCAGCGCGAGACGCTGGTGTTCATCGAGCGCCAGCCGCGCCTGCTGCGCCCCATCAACTACCCGCCGGGCACGCCGGGGCGGGGCGCCAATCTCTTCACCGCGGCGCGCGGCCAGCAGATTCTGGTCGTCAATCCGATGGGCCGCGTCTTCATGGACGCCATCGACGACCCTTTCGCGGCGATGGAGCGCGAGCTTGGCGCTTGTCCGCTCGGCGTCGGCTGCGACGCCATTGTGGTCGACATGCACGCCGAGACGTCGAGCGAAAAAATGGCGATGGGCCATTTCGTCGACGGGCGGGCGTCGCTCGTGGTGGGCACGCACACCCATGTCCCGACCGCCGACGCCCAGATCCTGCCCGGCGGCACCGCCTATCTGACCGACGCCGGCATGACCGGCGACTATGATTCCGTCATCGGCATGGAGAAGGAGGAGCCGCTGCGGCGCTTCATTCGCAAGACGCCCGGCGCGCGCTACGAGCCCGCCAATGGCGAGGCGACGCTCTGCGGCGTGGCGGTGGAGATCGGCGCGGACGGGCTCGCGACAATGATCTCGCCGGTGCGGCTCGGCGGGCGACTGCGGCCGGAATGGCCGCAGGAGTGGGGCGCGGCGGCGTAAAGCCCCCTCGCCAACCTCCCCCGCTTCGCCGGAAAGGGGGCCTCACGCCAGCCCTATTCATCCCGGTGAAGGTCGATTAAATAGCCAAGATCGAAAGTTGTGCGGCGCCGGAGCCAGCAGATGAAGTGGGAAGATCTACAGACATCCGAGAATATCGAGGATCGCCGCGGCGAGCCGGGCGGCGGCATGATGGGCGGCGCCGGCGGCGGCGGCATCGGCCTCGGCACCATTGTCGTTCTCGGCGTCATCGGCTGGGCGCTGGGCATCAATCCGTCGCTGCTGATCGGCGGCGCGGACATGCTCAGCCGGATGGGCGGCGGCGGCCGTCAGGTCGAGCGTCAGGAAACGCAGCGGGAGGCCTCCAAGCCGACCGACCAGATGGGCCAGTTCGTCGCCAAGGTCATGGGCTCCAATGAGCAGGTCTGGTCCCAGGTGCTGCCGCAGCAGGAGGGCGTCGCCTTCCGCGCGCCGCGTCTGGTCCTGTTCGACGGCGTCACCAATTCGCGCTGCGGCACGGCGCAGTCGGCGATGGGCCCGTTCTACTGTCCAATCGACCAGAAGATCTATCTCGACACCTCCTTCTTCCGCGACATGAAGCAGCGCTTCGGCGGCGGCGGCGATTTCGCCTACGCCTATGTGATTTCGCACGAGATGGGCCATCACATCGAAAACCTGCTCGGCATCCTGCCCAAGGTGCAGCGCGCCCAGGCCCGCGCCGGCAGCCGCGCCGAGGCCAATAATCTGTCCGTGCGCGTCGAACTGATGGCCGACTGCCTGGCCGGCGTCTGGGCCAACAACGGCAACGCCCGCCAGCGCTTCCTCGAGGAAGGCGACATCGAAAAGGCGGTCGCCTCGGCGCAGGCCATCGGCGACGATCGTCTCCAGCGCGCCGGGGGCGGCC
The DNA window shown above is from Methylocystis echinoides and carries:
- a CDS encoding aminodeoxychorismate synthase component I, yielding MPDAAASSLAPTLTDAPARPYVLFEDGRAAGRVQLFEEPEEIIVAREAGEVKDAFARMEAASNNGLYLAGYASYELGYALEPKFWTQQTPRSRTPLLLFGAFRAPELRTLAPAETAAPRIALTPAWSQSAYTERFRQCRDYIFAGDVYQINLTFPLYGRHAGDPLALYRGLRKRQPVAYGGVVALGEETVVSLSPEVFFEAHGRAIRARPMKGTAQRGVLPPEDMARAQYLVEDEKSRAENLMIVDLLRNDLSRLAEVGSVKVTDLFTIQTYPTLHQMTSGIEARLRADVRLADLFTGLFPCGSVTGAPKIRAMEIIRDLECTARGVYCGSLGLIAPNGDIRFNVAIRTLTLFPDGELVCNVGSAVVADSRAREEYEECLIKARFLTGATTSD
- the ypfJ gene encoding KPN_02809 family neutral zinc metallopeptidase; the encoded protein is MKWEDLQTSENIEDRRGEPGGGMMGGAGGGGIGLGTIVVLGVIGWALGINPSLLIGGADMLSRMGGGGRQVERQETQREASKPTDQMGQFVAKVMGSNEQVWSQVLPQQEGVAFRAPRLVLFDGVTNSRCGTAQSAMGPFYCPIDQKIYLDTSFFRDMKQRFGGGGDFAYAYVISHEMGHHIENLLGILPKVQRAQARAGSRAEANNLSVRVELMADCLAGVWANNGNARQRFLEEGDIEKAVASAQAIGDDRLQRAGGGRVVPDSFTHGSSAQRTEWLLRGLKSGKVDDCNTFKR
- a CDS encoding TIGR00282 family metallophosphoesterase encodes the protein MSTASPTAQPLRLLFIGDVLGRSGRAAVVRHVPRLREKWALDFIVCNGENAAGGFGITEAICEEMIQAGVDCVTLGNHAFDQRETLVFIERQPRLLRPINYPPGTPGRGANLFTAARGQQILVVNPMGRVFMDAIDDPFAAMERELGACPLGVGCDAIVVDMHAETSSEKMAMGHFVDGRASLVVGTHTHVPTADAQILPGGTAYLTDAGMTGDYDSVIGMEKEEPLRRFIRKTPGARYEPANGEATLCGVAVEIGADGLATMISPVRLGGRLRPEWPQEWGAAA